From a region of the Salvelinus namaycush isolate Seneca chromosome 40, SaNama_1.0, whole genome shotgun sequence genome:
- the LOC120033120 gene encoding transmembrane protein 272-like: protein MIPLYLLVGGVIGSVKVTLLLYDTTRMRSLISKSVVIGDDDADEYPWRQNANKYYVHIILSLFLFVWFLLGNYWVFSVFQPNFITPFHQPQDYCRKSLYLFAVFVLTLSHTVLFLLLCCGVCVHVCSQTSTRDDYGDSDED from the exons ATGATTCCTCTCTACCTGCTGGTGGGTGGAGTTATTGGCAGTGTAAAG GTCACGCTGCTCCTGTACGACACCACCCGCATGAGGTCGCTCATCTCCAAGTCGGTCGTCATCGGCGACGACGATGCCGACGAGTATCCATGGAGACAGAACGCAAACAAGTACTACGTGCACATCATCCTCAGCCTGTTCCTGTTCGTCTGGTTCCTCCTGGGGAACTACTGGGTGTTCTCTGTGTTCCAGCCTAACTTCATCACACCCTTCCACCAGCCACAGGACTACTGCAGGAAGTCTCTGTACCTATTTGCTGTGTTTGTGTTGACGCTCAGCCACACCGTGCTGTTCCTGCTACTCTGCTGTGGGGTCTGTGTACACGTCTGCTCTCAGACCAGCACCAGGGACGACTATGGGGATAGTGATGaagactga